GAGCCACTGACCGAGCACTTCGCTGACTTCCTGCTCTCCGCCGCTGGCACATTGCGCAGCGCAGAGAATTGAGTCCGATGAAGGGCCCGGCCATCGACTACAGGGGAAGGCCAGCGAGAGCTAATTTTGCTGCAGCCCGGTGAACGTTCCCGGTCACAGCACAAGCCGCGGGCCGGAACGTGACGGAGCCCGGGAGCATGTCCAGCTCCCGGGCTCCAGCTTGCCGCCCATTTGCGCACACCGGCGGCGTTTAAGAACCGCGGGTCATGTTGAGATCGACGTGTTCTGCCTTTGAACTACAGCGCCACGAGAGAGGCGCCGAGGGGACTTGAACCCCCATCCGTCGATGTTCGCCCACGCTCGGTCGATCCGGTGTTCGGCGGCGAATACTGAGACTGGAGCGAGAATCTGAGTTTCACGGGGCCGCCTCTGCCAGGCTTGGGCCACCCCCGCACGTGGTGCGGGGAGAGGGATTCGAACCCCCAACTGACACCCCTTCATCAGCTTCAACATCAGTTTCAGCTTGCGCTCATCGCGCACCCTCCGCTCGCGACGGAGGGCGTGTGTGGAGGCTACCGGAACAGGTAGCCGAATACCGCGTCGCCTACCCGCTGGTCGGTGACCTCGGTGTTGTTCGCCTCCTCGCGGGCGAACTTGACGGACTGCTGGAGCTTCTCAACGCGGTCGAGGAGCTCATTGACCCGCCGGGCGGGCAGCGCGCCGGAGAACTTCACCGTGGTCCAGTAACCGACCGGGACGTCCTCGTAGTACACCTCGACCTGCGCCGGGTGCTTCTCCGTGGCCTCGGCCTTCACGTGGTTGCGCGGAACCTTCTTCGTGCGGATGGTCCGCACCGGGTCCGTCTTCCACGAGTCCGTCGAGGGGTCCAGGTTCCAAGACTCGGAGGCGTCGAGCACGGGCAACTTGCGCACGAAGGTGTGCAGGTCGGTGAGTTGCTTCTCCAGGAACAACAGGTAGGGGACGGGCACCTGGGGCAACAGCACCGTACCGTCGACCACCACGTCCGCGACCGCGGACCGGTTCGCCCAGTCCTTCGTCGCGGTCACGTCGAAGAGCCGCGTCAGCGTCCCGGCGGTCGCCCGCAGAGCATCCTCGGCCTTGATCTGCACCCGCGTGGACTCGGGCGGCAGCTGCTCGCCCTCCTCGTCCTTGGGCTGGTAGGTGCGGGAGATGCCGGCCAGCAGGGCGGGCTTCTGCACGTCCTGGTGAGCCTGGGTGAGCTCCTGGAGGGCCTTGGACTTGACGCCCTTTTCGACTGCGATGATCTGATTCAGCTTCGGCACACGGTGAACCTAACAACCCCGCGTCCCGCGCACATCCGATTAAACGCCTGCCCCGTCTTTTCCGCCTGAGAGGGCGGGGCGGCGAGTGTGAGCCCGGACGGGGGCGCGAAGGTCACCAACCGTAAGGAGGCCGCCCGGCCGGCGGCCCG
This portion of the Streptomyces canus genome encodes:
- a CDS encoding DUF7873 family protein — protein: MPKLNQIIAVEKGVKSKALQELTQAHQDVQKPALLAGISRTYQPKDEEGEQLPPESTRVQIKAEDALRATAGTLTRLFDVTATKDWANRSAVADVVVDGTVLLPQVPVPYLLFLEKQLTDLHTFVRKLPVLDASESWNLDPSTDSWKTDPVRTIRTKKVPRNHVKAEATEKHPAQVEVYYEDVPVGYWTTVKFSGALPARRVNELLDRVEKLQQSVKFAREEANNTEVTDQRVGDAVFGYLFR